One Treponema sp. J25 DNA segment encodes these proteins:
- a CDS encoding HAD family hydrolase, translated as MDEQKKTEFLALIRESLRPLTPEGIGKLPEPFGGRLYPSYQPKDWQIRAVLFDVYGTLLQSATGDMAIQTEYLRGSADAVALWATEDMTGEELKAFFRDAVQAEHLRQYATTPYPEVRVEELWARLPGKREDVDPQELALRYELAINPVYPMPHLEECLRELGRGSLVLGIVSNAQFYTPLMLEAVLGKSLEAAGFALDLCIYSFEVGEAKPSPTLFKQARGALEKRGIEASQVLYVGNDMLNDVYGAHMVGFRTVLFAGDGRSLRLREGNRLCQNLVPDLVIQDLSDLVSIGDL; from the coding sequence ATGGATGAACAGAAAAAGACTGAGTTTTTGGCCCTGATTCGAGAATCCCTTCGTCCTCTGACTCCGGAGGGGATTGGGAAACTCCCGGAGCCGTTCGGGGGGCGTCTGTATCCGTCGTATCAGCCGAAGGATTGGCAGATTCGGGCGGTGCTCTTTGATGTGTATGGGACGCTTCTGCAGTCTGCCACGGGAGACATGGCTATTCAAACCGAGTATCTGCGGGGGTCCGCCGACGCGGTGGCCCTGTGGGCAACCGAAGACATGACAGGGGAAGAACTAAAGGCCTTCTTCAGGGATGCGGTGCAGGCAGAGCATCTTCGCCAGTATGCCACTACCCCCTATCCGGAGGTGCGGGTGGAGGAACTGTGGGCCCGCCTCCCCGGAAAAAGAGAAGATGTGGATCCCCAGGAACTGGCTCTGCGCTACGAACTGGCGATTAATCCGGTGTATCCCATGCCCCATCTGGAAGAATGTCTCCGTGAGCTTGGGCGTGGGTCCCTTGTATTGGGGATCGTGTCGAATGCCCAATTTTACACCCCCTTAATGCTCGAAGCCGTTTTGGGGAAATCCTTGGAAGCGGCGGGTTTTGCGCTAGACCTTTGTATATATTCCTTTGAAGTAGGAGAGGCAAAACCCTCGCCAACCCTGTTTAAACAGGCTCGAGGGGCCCTTGAAAAACGGGGCATAGAGGCCAGCCAGGTGCTGTATGTAGGAAACGATATGTTGAATGATGTGTACGGCGCCCATATGGTGGGATTCAGGACGGTCCTCTTTGCCGGCGATGGTCGTTCTCTCCGATTGCGGGAGGGCAACCGGCTCTGTCAAAATCTTGTTCCCGATCTTGTCATCCAGGACCTCTCTGATTTAGTCTCTATAGGGGACCTCTGA
- a CDS encoding glycosyltransferase family 4 protein, with amino-acid sequence MQIGLVHYHLLQGGVTTVLLQQARMLQRAGHRVVVFTGQKGKALSDIPIVEIPGLGYEGKLYETGVPPIAGREKEGPHQKEVSAEDLARHLEKAIAKSFSSIDVLHVHNPLLRKNRQLLPALALLKERGIPLFLQVHDFAEDFRPDVYAFSVAYPDDCHYGVINSRDYSFMIRAGALREGVHIIPNVVVPIQSSPSGVEQHERDLFLYPVRGIRRKNLGEALLLSLFLPRGTRLAITLPPTSSRDEPIYQSWKQLAQDLRLPVEFEVGLHHPLPELYGRARAIITTSVKEGFGFCFLEPWTAGRAVIGRRIDYVCSDFEKEGLQFPDLYERIDIPFAYIPPVILRKKIEGTLRKVYEDFNLELAPHVLKLITDDLFSREVFDFGRMDEELQRDVITMAASNEAVQEDLRELNPFLQNLQNWNEDPALIEANKTRVFQHYREQVILDRLLAAYRGVQEHPVRMHISRSILLDLFLDPLKVSLVGIGLL; translated from the coding sequence GTGCAAATAGGATTAGTTCATTATCATCTGCTCCAGGGGGGAGTCACGACGGTACTCCTCCAGCAGGCCCGGATGTTGCAGCGGGCTGGTCATAGGGTGGTTGTTTTTACGGGCCAGAAAGGAAAGGCCCTGTCTGATATCCCGATTGTAGAAATCCCTGGCCTGGGATATGAGGGAAAGCTGTACGAAACGGGAGTTCCGCCAATTGCAGGGAGAGAAAAAGAAGGTCCCCATCAAAAAGAGGTTTCGGCAGAGGACCTCGCCCGGCATCTTGAAAAGGCCATAGCAAAATCGTTTTCTTCGATAGACGTCCTCCATGTACACAATCCTCTCTTGCGTAAAAACAGACAATTGTTGCCAGCCTTGGCGCTTCTGAAAGAGCGGGGGATACCCCTCTTTCTCCAGGTCCATGATTTTGCAGAGGACTTTCGGCCCGATGTGTATGCCTTTTCAGTGGCCTATCCTGATGATTGTCATTATGGGGTGATCAATAGCCGGGATTATTCTTTTATGATCCGGGCGGGGGCTCTGCGAGAAGGGGTGCACATTATACCGAATGTGGTGGTACCCATTCAAAGTTCCCCTTCAGGAGTGGAGCAACACGAGCGGGATCTCTTTTTGTATCCCGTCCGGGGCATTCGGCGAAAAAATCTGGGGGAAGCCCTGCTCCTGTCCCTCTTTCTTCCCCGGGGGACCAGGCTTGCCATAACCTTGCCACCCACGTCTTCCCGGGACGAACCCATCTACCAGTCCTGGAAACAATTGGCCCAGGACCTGCGTCTTCCTGTAGAATTCGAAGTGGGTCTCCATCATCCTCTACCGGAACTGTACGGCCGGGCCCGGGCAATTATCACCACCTCGGTAAAAGAAGGCTTTGGATTCTGTTTCCTGGAACCCTGGACTGCCGGGCGGGCCGTCATAGGGCGGCGGATTGATTATGTGTGTAGTGACTTTGAGAAAGAGGGGCTCCAATTCCCCGATTTGTACGAACGTATAGATATTCCCTTTGCTTATATTCCGCCGGTAATACTTCGGAAAAAAATAGAAGGAACCCTGCGAAAGGTGTATGAAGACTTCAATCTTGAACTGGCCCCCCATGTGCTTAAATTGATTACGGATGACCTTTTTTCCCGGGAGGTCTTTGATTTTGGCAGGATGGATGAGGAACTGCAGCGGGATGTGATTACCATGGCGGCTTCCAACGAAGCGGTGCAAGAGGATCTGCGGGAACTCAATCCTTTTCTTCAGAATCTACAGAACTGGAACGAGGATCCTGCCCTCATAGAAGCAAATAAAACGCGGGTGTTCCAGCACTATCGGGAACAGGTTATCCTGGATCGCCTCCTTGCAGCCTATCGGGGGGTACAGGAGCACCCTGTCAGGATGCATATTTCCCGGTCTATTCTCCTAGACCTTTTCCTGGATCCCCTTAAGGTTTCTTTAGTGGGGATAGGATTACTGTAG
- a CDS encoding vitamin B12-dependent ribonucleotide reductase, with translation MKIERYFTAGTQGPYSDILWEKRKSEIRNPDGKLIFSEETVIVPSFWSQIATDILAQKYFRKAGVPADRALAWQEWVPGGSGRGSGESGEDIPRDGAEHDARQVFHRLAYTWMWWGKEQGYFDTDEDARAFYDETCYMLAHQMGAPNSPQWFNTGLYAVYGIDGPPQGHYYVDPADGQVKKSDSAYKRPQPHACFILSIEDDLVNEGGIMDLITREARLFKYGSGTGSNFSKIRGANERLSGGGVSSGLLSFLKIGDRSASAIKSGGTTRRAAKMVTLDMDHPDVEKYIDWKAEEEHKVASMATGSLIIKKHLERIRQALANFRGPDTDRFNIEKNHELTVALRKALEDAIPPTYLYQLLRRLEQGDTTVNPAVFSTAWDDEAYNTVSGQSSNNSLRVRDEFMQAVINDTEWTLTARVDGKPVKTLRARELWDRIARVAWQCADPGLQYHTTINDWHTCPAGGEIRASNPCSEYMFLDDTACNLASVNLLRFYDVSRRYFDVEAYRHAIRIWTTILEISVVMAQFPSARIAQLSYEYRTLGLGFANLGSLLMVMGLPYDSEKGRAVAGALSAILSGEAYAQSARMARALGPFLRYNENREAMLRVIRNHRRAAYNAPAREYEGLHTIPCGINAALCPPDLLAAARATWDEALTLGTEHGFRNAQVTAIAPTGTIGLLMDCDTTGVEPDFALVKFKKLAGGGYFKIINQSVPPALEALGYSPEEREEIIRYALGHKTLTSAPFINPGSLAKKGFGEEELRAIEKALDNAYTLEGVFTPWVLGKNFFEEKLGIPEATYQLPGFSLLKHLGFTTEEIEAAETYACGTMGLEGCPLLKPEHIPVFDTATPSGKGSRRSIPWEAHIGMMAAVQPFISGAISKTINMPNSATYEDVKGAYMLAWRSGLKAVALYRDGSKLSQPLSSFAPGTDPLADTIVAIQKTLDSSLAPQRSPSVAEKGSPGSAGASNASATTEPWHQRGVRKPLPNRRSGYTQKAKIGGHSIFIRTGEYEDGTLGEIFLDMHKEGAAFRSLLNSFAIAVSLGLQYGVPLEEYVDAFTFSRFEPNGIVQGHDYIKMATSVIDYIFRDLAISYLKRTDLAQVKPEDLLATATGGDGFSSASGGEESHRRPGNGTVRPSTGFRPYGRSKESSRSAAKDAGTSTTATDGISNEERVLAQKIAQARVKGYEGDPCPACGSFTLIRNGTCLKCDTCGSTTGCS, from the coding sequence ATGAAGATTGAACGGTATTTTACCGCCGGCACACAAGGTCCCTACAGCGATATTCTCTGGGAAAAACGGAAAAGTGAAATCAGGAATCCCGATGGGAAACTGATTTTCTCGGAAGAGACCGTGATCGTTCCCAGTTTCTGGAGTCAAATTGCGACAGACATTTTGGCCCAGAAATACTTCCGAAAGGCGGGGGTTCCCGCCGATCGGGCCCTGGCATGGCAAGAGTGGGTCCCCGGGGGAAGCGGCCGGGGAAGTGGAGAAAGCGGTGAGGATATTCCCCGGGACGGGGCCGAACACGATGCCCGACAGGTGTTTCACCGTCTTGCCTATACCTGGATGTGGTGGGGGAAAGAACAGGGCTATTTTGATACCGATGAAGATGCCCGGGCCTTTTATGACGAAACCTGCTATATGCTGGCCCATCAGATGGGGGCCCCCAATAGTCCCCAGTGGTTCAACACGGGGCTCTACGCCGTGTATGGTATCGATGGTCCACCCCAGGGCCACTACTACGTAGATCCTGCCGATGGGCAGGTAAAAAAATCCGACAGTGCCTACAAACGCCCCCAGCCCCATGCGTGTTTCATCCTCTCCATAGAAGATGACCTGGTAAACGAAGGGGGCATCATGGACCTTATTACCCGGGAAGCCCGGCTCTTTAAGTATGGGTCCGGGACGGGGTCTAATTTTTCTAAAATTCGGGGAGCCAACGAGCGGCTTTCCGGTGGCGGGGTTTCCAGCGGGCTCCTCTCATTTCTTAAAATAGGAGATCGTTCGGCCAGCGCCATTAAATCGGGGGGAACCACCCGACGGGCCGCCAAGATGGTCACCCTCGATATGGACCATCCGGACGTAGAAAAATACATCGACTGGAAGGCAGAGGAGGAACACAAGGTGGCCTCCATGGCTACCGGTTCCCTTATCATCAAAAAACATCTGGAACGGATACGGCAGGCCCTTGCTAACTTCCGGGGTCCCGATACCGACCGCTTCAACATAGAAAAAAATCATGAATTAACGGTGGCCCTCCGGAAAGCCCTGGAAGACGCCATTCCGCCCACCTACCTGTATCAACTTTTGCGTCGCCTTGAGCAGGGGGATACCACCGTAAACCCCGCGGTCTTTAGCACCGCCTGGGATGACGAGGCCTATAACACCGTTTCCGGCCAATCGAGCAACAACAGTCTGCGGGTCCGGGACGAGTTTATGCAGGCGGTAATCAACGATACCGAGTGGACCCTTACCGCCCGGGTCGATGGAAAACCGGTAAAAACCCTCAGGGCCCGGGAACTCTGGGACCGCATTGCCCGGGTGGCCTGGCAGTGCGCCGACCCGGGGCTGCAGTACCACACCACCATTAATGATTGGCATACCTGTCCTGCGGGGGGCGAAATTCGGGCCTCCAACCCCTGTTCAGAGTACATGTTCCTGGACGATACGGCCTGTAACCTGGCCTCCGTCAATCTCCTCCGGTTCTATGATGTCTCCCGTCGGTATTTTGATGTGGAGGCCTACCGTCACGCCATTCGCATCTGGACCACCATTCTTGAAATTTCGGTGGTCATGGCCCAGTTCCCCTCTGCCCGCATCGCCCAGCTTTCCTATGAATATCGAACTTTAGGGCTCGGCTTTGCCAACCTCGGAAGCCTTCTCATGGTGATGGGCCTCCCCTACGATTCAGAAAAGGGTCGGGCCGTGGCGGGGGCCCTGTCGGCAATTCTTTCGGGTGAAGCCTACGCCCAATCGGCCCGGATGGCCCGGGCCCTGGGTCCCTTCCTCCGGTACAACGAAAACCGGGAGGCTATGCTGCGGGTTATCCGGAATCACCGGCGAGCCGCCTACAATGCTCCCGCCAGAGAATACGAAGGGCTCCATACGATTCCCTGCGGCATTAACGCCGCCCTTTGCCCGCCGGACCTTCTCGCGGCGGCCCGGGCCACCTGGGACGAAGCCCTTACCCTGGGAACCGAGCATGGCTTCCGAAACGCCCAGGTTACGGCTATCGCCCCCACGGGAACCATTGGTCTCCTTATGGACTGTGATACCACCGGCGTAGAACCGGATTTTGCCCTGGTTAAGTTTAAAAAGCTTGCCGGCGGAGGATACTTTAAGATTATCAACCAGTCGGTTCCCCCGGCCTTAGAAGCCCTCGGCTATAGCCCGGAAGAAAGGGAAGAAATCATTAGGTACGCCCTCGGTCACAAGACTCTGACAAGCGCCCCCTTTATTAATCCGGGAAGCCTTGCCAAAAAAGGATTTGGCGAAGAGGAACTTAGGGCTATCGAAAAGGCCCTGGACAATGCCTACACCCTGGAAGGGGTCTTTACGCCCTGGGTGCTGGGCAAAAACTTTTTCGAAGAAAAGCTGGGTATCCCAGAAGCCACCTACCAGCTACCCGGCTTTAGTCTCCTTAAACACCTGGGCTTTACCACTGAAGAAATAGAAGCGGCGGAAACCTACGCCTGTGGTACCATGGGACTCGAAGGGTGTCCTCTCCTCAAACCAGAACACATCCCGGTATTCGATACGGCCACGCCCTCGGGGAAGGGATCTCGCCGTTCTATTCCCTGGGAAGCCCACATCGGCATGATGGCGGCGGTACAGCCCTTTATCTCGGGGGCCATATCCAAGACTATCAACATGCCTAACAGCGCTACCTATGAAGATGTGAAGGGGGCGTACATGCTGGCCTGGCGCAGCGGTCTTAAGGCGGTAGCCCTGTATCGAGATGGGTCTAAACTTTCCCAGCCCCTTTCATCCTTTGCGCCGGGCACAGATCCCCTGGCGGATACCATCGTGGCTATTCAAAAGACCCTGGACAGTTCTCTGGCACCTCAGCGAAGCCCCTCGGTGGCAGAAAAGGGCAGCCCAGGCAGTGCCGGTGCATCGAATGCTTCCGCAACCACCGAACCATGGCACCAGCGGGGCGTCCGTAAACCCCTGCCCAACCGGCGTTCCGGATATACCCAAAAGGCAAAAATCGGTGGGCACTCCATCTTTATCCGCACCGGTGAATACGAAGACGGGACCCTGGGAGAAATCTTCCTGGATATGCACAAAGAAGGAGCGGCCTTCCGGAGTCTCCTTAACAGTTTTGCCATCGCGGTCTCCCTGGGATTACAGTACGGCGTTCCCCTCGAAGAATACGTGGATGCCTTTACCTTTAGTCGCTTTGAACCCAACGGCATCGTACAGGGACATGATTACATCAAGATGGCCACCAGTGTGATCGACTATATCTTCCGGGACCTGGCAATCAGCTACCTGAAACGGACCGACCTGGCCCAGGTAAAACCGGAGGATCTTTTGGCCACCGCCACGGGGGGAGACGGTTTTTCCAGTGCTTCAGGAGGAGAAGAAAGCCATCGCCGGCCGGGGAACGGTACCGTCCGTCCCAGCACCGGTTTCCGGCCCTACGGACGTTCGAAAGAAAGTAGCCGGTCCGCTGCAAAGGACGCTGGAACCAGTACCACCGCTACCGACGGAATTTCAAACGAAGAAAGGGTCCTGGCGCAAAAAATAGCCCAGGCCCGGGTAAAAGGGTATGAGGGAGACCCCTGTCCCGCCTGCGGAAGTTTTACCCTCATTCGAAACGGCACCTGCCTTAAATGTGACACCTGCGGGAGTACCACAGGCTGTAGTTAA
- a CDS encoding ZIP family metal transporter, translating to MNHVEAIPPVVQALLATLFTWGLTALGAGMVFFFKTINRKVLDGMLGFAGGVMIAASFWSLLAPAIDLSESMGFIPWVPTLVGFLSGAFFLRVVDRLLPHLHIEYQRSEAEGIKTSWSRSILLVLAITLHNIPEGLAVGVGFGAVAAGIPSADLAGAIALAIGIGLQNFPEGAAVSIPLRRDGMGRFKAFWYGQLSGIVEPIAGVAGAALVGLLRPLLPYALAFAAGAMIYVVAEEVIPESRREGNEHIATLGLIVGFAVMMTLDVALG from the coding sequence ATGAATCACGTAGAAGCTATACCCCCAGTGGTGCAGGCCCTCCTGGCCACCCTATTCACCTGGGGTCTCACCGCCCTGGGTGCAGGAATGGTTTTTTTCTTTAAGACCATCAATCGGAAAGTGCTTGATGGAATGCTTGGTTTTGCAGGAGGAGTGATGATAGCGGCGAGTTTCTGGTCCCTCCTTGCTCCCGCTATCGATCTATCCGAATCTATGGGCTTTATTCCCTGGGTACCAACCCTGGTAGGCTTCTTGAGCGGCGCCTTCTTTCTCCGAGTGGTGGATCGTTTGTTACCTCACCTTCATATAGAGTATCAGCGCAGTGAAGCAGAGGGAATTAAAACGAGCTGGAGCCGTTCTATCCTCCTGGTTCTGGCTATTACGCTGCATAACATTCCAGAAGGATTGGCTGTGGGAGTGGGCTTTGGAGCCGTAGCTGCGGGGATCCCCTCTGCAGACTTAGCAGGGGCCATCGCCCTGGCAATCGGTATTGGACTGCAGAATTTCCCCGAAGGGGCCGCCGTTTCTATTCCCCTTAGGCGGGATGGGATGGGACGTTTTAAGGCCTTCTGGTATGGACAACTTTCGGGCATTGTGGAACCTATCGCAGGGGTAGCGGGGGCGGCCTTGGTCGGATTGTTGCGGCCCCTTCTGCCCTATGCCCTTGCCTTTGCAGCGGGGGCCATGATTTACGTGGTGGCCGAAGAAGTCATTCCTGAATCCCGCCGAGAAGGGAACGAACACATTGCAACCCTAGGCCTTATTGTGGGCTTCGCGGTTATGATGACCCTCGATGTAGCACTAGGTTAA
- a CDS encoding substrate-binding domain-containing protein, with protein MPVRTFGFLAARLDDPYQHAVWNGAADAARQWGGTIVFFGGQRLKSPIGFEAMDNIAFDVAERSNLSALAVMTNVIATYISQQELLRFLSHFKGKPVISIGVNLPGIPSVCIDNRGPMEELAEHLVKVHNRRRFLFLAGPFRHPESMARQKEFTQKINKLLGPESQVQVEYCNFQEDEASNTIATIFSQSVPFDAVVAANDQMALGALKTLSELGISVPEQVSVTGFDDTEDSRFSIPPLTTVRQKAYELGFQAINQLAIALDTEQAPQTVMLPGVSCIYRESCGCRSPHLTAIDIPDEPLFKGTMPDPLERLVHEVNATLAQGKNPAGIGHYHLTPGQQERARVIVADGIARYQANLRRSVERRTAVLQEIEASLVASFSLPDILAEIGRGIRTLGISACWLVVFASSEPRPVWGRLLLAATGDRIRILAPRGLRFRIADIIPGGLPYRWASYVCEPLRFGKERLGYFICTGDSEDRRVFDALRDQISSALKGALLMASERNREEELEQEVRLRTIELSRANKRLIEEIERRRALEQELLAISHEIMGRIGRDIHDDLCQNIASIGLMAAILEGNLRRLGTAAGEEAARAASEIAEEASRTARHAKYIARGLYPVDLEDRGFIEAVKELIHAAQARSQATIQFHVEGCFSIKKSDVALHLYRIIQEALNNAIAHAKASNITVSLRKIRETVLIEITDDGIGFSLPSSSGMGLRIMKYRASVIGAELDIQSSEKGTTIICRMGR; from the coding sequence ATGCCCGTTCGGACCTTTGGGTTTCTCGCAGCCCGCCTGGATGACCCCTATCAACATGCGGTGTGGAACGGCGCGGCCGACGCGGCCCGCCAGTGGGGGGGAACCATCGTCTTTTTTGGTGGCCAGCGCCTCAAAAGTCCCATCGGATTCGAAGCGATGGATAATATCGCCTTTGATGTGGCAGAGCGAAGTAACCTTTCTGCCCTGGCGGTTATGACCAATGTCATTGCCACCTATATAAGCCAGCAGGAGCTATTGCGTTTTCTTTCCCATTTTAAGGGGAAACCGGTGATTTCCATAGGGGTTAATCTCCCGGGAATTCCTTCGGTGTGCATCGATAACCGGGGGCCCATGGAAGAGTTAGCAGAGCACCTGGTAAAAGTCCATAACCGGCGTCGTTTTCTCTTCCTGGCAGGCCCTTTCCGGCATCCCGAATCAATGGCCCGGCAAAAAGAATTTACCCAGAAAATCAACAAACTTCTGGGACCGGAAAGCCAGGTACAGGTAGAATATTGCAACTTTCAGGAAGATGAGGCAAGCAACACCATCGCTACCATCTTTTCCCAGAGCGTTCCCTTTGATGCGGTGGTAGCTGCCAATGATCAAATGGCCCTGGGGGCCCTGAAGACCCTTTCAGAATTGGGAATCTCCGTCCCCGAACAGGTGTCCGTCACCGGCTTTGATGATACCGAAGATAGCCGCTTCAGCATTCCCCCCCTCACCACGGTACGACAAAAGGCCTACGAACTGGGATTCCAGGCCATTAATCAATTAGCCATCGCCCTGGATACAGAGCAAGCCCCCCAGACCGTCATGCTACCGGGGGTATCCTGTATTTACCGGGAATCCTGTGGATGTCGATCCCCGCATCTTACCGCTATAGATATCCCCGATGAACCCCTTTTTAAAGGAACCATGCCGGATCCTCTGGAACGCCTTGTGCACGAAGTGAATGCCACCCTCGCCCAGGGGAAAAACCCCGCGGGAATCGGCCATTACCATCTTACCCCGGGTCAGCAAGAACGGGCCCGAGTTATCGTTGCCGATGGGATAGCCCGGTATCAGGCAAATCTTCGACGTTCGGTAGAACGTCGGACCGCGGTGCTTCAAGAGATAGAGGCATCCCTGGTGGCATCCTTTTCACTCCCCGACATTTTAGCTGAAATAGGCCGGGGCATCCGAACCCTGGGCATATCTGCCTGCTGGCTTGTGGTGTTTGCCTCTTCCGAACCCCGCCCTGTATGGGGACGGCTGTTACTTGCCGCAACGGGAGACCGGATCCGCATTCTTGCTCCCCGGGGGCTCCGTTTTCGCATCGCCGACATTATCCCCGGTGGACTTCCCTATCGCTGGGCCTCATACGTCTGTGAGCCCCTGCGATTTGGCAAAGAACGGCTTGGCTACTTTATCTGTACCGGCGATAGCGAAGACCGACGGGTCTTTGATGCCCTGCGGGATCAAATTTCCAGTGCTTTGAAAGGGGCCCTGTTAATGGCCTCTGAACGAAACCGGGAAGAAGAGCTTGAACAGGAGGTGCGATTACGAACAATAGAACTTTCAAGGGCCAACAAACGCCTTATAGAGGAAATTGAACGGCGTCGGGCCCTGGAACAGGAACTGCTCGCCATTTCCCACGAAATCATGGGTCGCATAGGCCGGGATATCCACGACGATCTATGTCAGAACATTGCCAGTATCGGCCTTATGGCAGCCATTCTCGAAGGGAACCTTCGCCGCTTAGGAACCGCTGCCGGAGAAGAGGCCGCCCGGGCCGCCTCGGAAATTGCTGAGGAAGCAAGCCGCACCGCCCGCCACGCCAAGTATATTGCCCGGGGACTATACCCGGTGGATTTAGAGGACCGGGGTTTTATTGAAGCGGTCAAGGAACTGATTCACGCGGCCCAGGCCCGCAGTCAGGCTACCATTCAATTCCATGTAGAGGGATGTTTTTCTATCAAAAAATCAGATGTGGCCCTTCATTTGTACCGAATCATCCAAGAGGCCTTGAATAATGCTATTGCCCATGCTAAGGCTAGTAATATCACCGTATCCCTCAGAAAAATCCGGGAAACGGTCCTCATCGAAATTACTGATGACGGGATCGGGTTTTCCCTGCCCTCGAGTTCTGGCATGGGCTTACGAATCATGAAATACCGGGCCAGTGTCATTGGGGCTGAACTAGATATCCAGTCCAGCGAAAAGGGAACGACCATTATCTGCAGAATGGGGAGGTAA
- a CDS encoding response regulator transcription factor — protein sequence MAFYPSFIIVDDHPLYRQGVVTLVQQELNLKLEGEAGSITEALELLSQRRVDLAIIDISLQEKSGLELIKIIKNDYPQVKVLVVSMHEESLYGERALAAGALGYVMKHERPEVLLNAIRTVLDGRIAVSDHLRDRMLSGIVGGHASKDPIERLSDRELEVFRLIGKGYSAAEIAEALHLSVKTINAYRDHIKEKLNLSSASDLRRYAVDWIASRERL from the coding sequence ATGGCCTTCTATCCCTCTTTTATTATTGTGGACGATCACCCCCTCTACCGTCAGGGGGTAGTTACCCTCGTGCAACAGGAACTAAACCTAAAACTAGAAGGGGAAGCGGGATCCATAACCGAAGCGTTGGAGCTATTATCCCAGCGGCGGGTAGATCTGGCCATCATAGATATCTCATTGCAAGAAAAAAGCGGCCTCGAGCTTATCAAAATCATCAAAAACGACTATCCGCAGGTAAAGGTCCTGGTGGTTTCCATGCACGAAGAATCCCTCTATGGAGAGCGGGCCCTGGCAGCGGGGGCCCTAGGCTACGTGATGAAACACGAACGTCCCGAGGTTCTTTTAAACGCTATTCGAACCGTGTTAGATGGCCGTATAGCGGTAAGTGATCATTTGCGGGACCGAATGCTTTCTGGCATAGTGGGGGGGCACGCTTCCAAGGATCCCATAGAACGACTCTCAGACCGCGAACTGGAGGTCTTTCGGCTCATTGGCAAAGGATATAGCGCTGCGGAAATCGCCGAGGCCCTCCATCTTTCAGTTAAAACTATTAATGCCTATCGGGATCACATAAAAGAAAAATTGAATCTTAGCTCTGCTTCGGATCTCCGTCGCTATGCCGTCGATTGGATAGCCAGTAGAGAACGATTATAA